Proteins encoded together in one Pseudomonas sp. ADAK13 window:
- the psrA gene encoding iron-containing alcohol dehydrogenase PsrA — protein sequence MTARFHNPVDTRFGWGCLQELAALTEGQRVALVTFPEARGLGLVDRIQTLLGDRLVYVIEDVQPNPDVAQLRDTYEHFWEQAGDCQVVVAVGGGSAIDTAKALIVGTESGDFDELLALLATGKPFVPARHKQLIAAPTTAGTGSEVTPWATIWDSASLKKYSLHLDCTWPKVAIIDPQLMLTVPGGVTVSTGLDALSHALESIWNINANPVSDTFAISAIEDILECLPRLRRDLGNQELRSRMALAALKAGLAFSNTKTALAHSISYEMTLHHGLPHGIACSFTLPLVLGLAWGHDAARDRTLQRVFGTDLHQAQAQLRDFLHSLDVKTEFADYGVNASEAEAMIRFALQGARGKNFIGAQAA from the coding sequence ATGACTGCCCGATTCCACAACCCGGTAGACACCCGCTTCGGCTGGGGCTGCCTGCAAGAACTTGCCGCCCTCACCGAAGGCCAGCGCGTCGCCCTCGTGACCTTCCCCGAAGCCCGTGGGCTCGGTTTGGTAGACCGCATCCAGACCCTGCTGGGTGACCGCCTCGTGTATGTGATCGAAGATGTGCAACCCAACCCCGACGTGGCCCAACTGCGCGACACGTACGAGCACTTCTGGGAGCAGGCCGGTGATTGTCAGGTGGTGGTCGCCGTTGGCGGCGGCAGTGCGATCGATACGGCCAAGGCGCTGATCGTCGGCACCGAGTCGGGGGATTTCGACGAATTGCTGGCGCTGCTGGCCACCGGCAAACCTTTCGTGCCGGCCCGCCACAAGCAATTGATTGCCGCACCGACCACCGCCGGCACCGGCAGCGAAGTCACGCCATGGGCGACGATCTGGGATTCCGCCAGCCTCAAGAAATACTCGCTGCACCTGGACTGCACCTGGCCGAAAGTGGCGATCATCGACCCGCAGTTGATGCTGACGGTACCGGGTGGCGTCACCGTCTCTACCGGCCTGGATGCCTTGTCCCATGCACTGGAGTCGATCTGGAATATCAACGCCAACCCGGTCTCGGACACCTTCGCCATCTCCGCCATCGAAGACATCCTGGAATGCCTGCCGCGCTTGCGGCGTGATCTCGGCAATCAGGAATTACGCTCACGGATGGCGTTGGCGGCACTGAAAGCCGGCCTGGCCTTTTCCAATACCAAGACCGCCCTCGCCCACTCCATCTCCTACGAGATGACCCTGCACCACGGCCTGCCCCACGGCATCGCCTGTTCCTTCACCTTGCCGCTGGTGCTGGGCCTGGCGTGGGGGCATGACGCCGCGCGGGACCGCACCCTGCAACGGGTATTCGGCACCGACCTGCACCAGGCCCAGGCGCAGTTGCGCGACTTCCTCCACAGCCTGGACGTGAAGACCGAATTTGCCGACTACGGCGTGAATGCCAGCGAAGCCGAAGCGATGATCCGCTTCGCCCTGCAAGGCGCACGCGGCAAGAACTTCATCGGCGCGCAAGCGGCCTAG
- a CDS encoding LTA synthase family protein — protein sequence MGWLHSRRLRYGVGAIGLVFALLAALRLVFVLGFSGVDLKEPALLETFGIGLRFDLRLAVLILLPLALLAWLPRWNLLTVPALRWLARGYLLVALAVVGLVYIIDFGHYAYLGVRINATVLRYLEDAQISQQMVWETYPVLWITLSWLTAVSLWTYALVRLERITLDGEHKPFGKLALASVATVGVIVVLLALLGRVANLNLENPVPLRWSDAFFSGNNQIAAVGLNPVLFLYDTLKVGQSQFDEGKVREHYPQVANYLGVSQPDPEQLSFAREQAVQPYRLKGDRPPNVIFVMLESLGTSAVGAYGNPLNPTPNLDKLAQESWFFKHFYVPVTGTAKTVWASITGVPDVTRRETATRNPLITRQHTLINSFENYQKLYMIGGNAGWANINALIRQSIDGVKLYDESHWRSPRVDVWGVSDLDLFKEGDELLRAIPKDQPFFAYLQTSGNHRPFTIPKNNDGFVVHDLTVEQVQAAGSRSVEQYNAVRLLDFNIGRLMEIAKAGGYYDNTIFVFFGDHNTRISQIPHMAPAFEQLGLESNNVPMMIHAPGLEPRVIEEAVGLADLLPTVAGMAGIAFHNGAMGRDIQQPAPEGERVVPLVLREGTFPLIGGVTKDFLLQMEHDGSSPTLHDLASQTPRDDVAQQYPEEFQRLQGLTRGLHESARLMLFRNVR from the coding sequence ATGGGATGGCTGCACTCGCGCCGCCTACGCTACGGCGTGGGCGCGATCGGTTTGGTATTTGCGTTGCTGGCGGCACTGCGGCTGGTGTTTGTACTCGGGTTTTCCGGGGTCGACCTCAAGGAACCCGCACTGCTGGAAACCTTCGGGATCGGCCTGCGTTTCGACCTGCGCCTGGCGGTGCTGATCCTGTTGCCCCTGGCCCTGCTCGCCTGGCTACCGCGCTGGAACCTGCTGACCGTCCCCGCCTTGCGCTGGCTCGCGCGGGGTTATCTGCTGGTGGCGCTGGCCGTCGTCGGGCTGGTGTACATCATCGACTTCGGCCACTACGCCTACCTCGGTGTGCGCATCAACGCCACGGTGCTGCGTTACCTGGAGGATGCGCAGATTTCCCAGCAGATGGTGTGGGAAACCTACCCGGTGCTGTGGATAACCTTGAGTTGGCTTACGGCCGTCAGCCTGTGGACCTACGCCCTGGTTCGCCTCGAACGCATCACCCTGGACGGCGAACACAAACCCTTCGGCAAGCTGGCCCTTGCATCAGTGGCCACTGTCGGTGTGATTGTGGTCTTGCTCGCCTTGCTCGGCCGCGTGGCCAACCTCAATCTCGAAAACCCGGTGCCCCTGCGCTGGAGCGATGCGTTCTTTTCCGGCAATAACCAGATCGCCGCCGTGGGCCTCAACCCGGTGCTGTTTTTGTACGACACCCTCAAGGTCGGCCAGTCGCAGTTCGATGAAGGCAAGGTGCGTGAGCACTACCCGCAAGTCGCGAATTACCTGGGGGTCAGCCAACCCGATCCCGAACAACTGAGCTTCGCCCGCGAACAAGCCGTGCAGCCTTACCGGCTTAAAGGCGATCGCCCGCCAAACGTGATCTTTGTGATGCTCGAATCCCTCGGCACCAGCGCCGTGGGCGCCTACGGCAACCCGCTGAACCCCACGCCGAATCTCGACAAGCTGGCGCAAGAAAGCTGGTTTTTCAAACACTTCTACGTGCCCGTTACCGGCACCGCCAAGACCGTGTGGGCGAGCATCACCGGCGTGCCCGACGTCACCCGCCGGGAGACCGCCACCCGCAACCCGCTGATCACCCGGCAACACACGCTGATCAACTCCTTCGAGAATTATCAGAAGCTCTACATGATTGGCGGCAATGCCGGCTGGGCGAACATCAACGCGCTGATCCGCCAGAGCATCGATGGCGTGAAACTCTACGACGAAAGCCACTGGCGCTCGCCACGGGTGGACGTGTGGGGCGTGTCCGACCTGGACCTGTTCAAGGAAGGCGACGAACTGCTGCGCGCCATTCCCAAGGACCAGCCGTTTTTCGCCTACCTGCAAACCTCCGGCAACCACCGCCCGTTCACCATCCCCAAGAACAACGACGGCTTCGTGGTGCATGACCTCACCGTGGAGCAAGTCCAGGCTGCAGGCAGTCGCAGCGTCGAGCAATACAACGCCGTGCGCCTGCTGGATTTCAACATCGGCCGCCTGATGGAAATCGCCAAGGCCGGGGGTTACTACGACAACACCATCTTCGTGTTCTTCGGCGACCACAACACCCGCATCAGCCAGATCCCGCACATGGCGCCAGCGTTCGAACAGCTCGGCTTGGAAAGCAACAACGTACCGATGATGATCCATGCACCCGGCCTGGAACCCCGGGTGATCGAAGAAGCGGTCGGCCTGGCGGACTTGCTGCCCACGGTCGCCGGCATGGCGGGCATTGCGTTCCACAATGGCGCCATGGGCCGCGATATCCAGCAGCCTGCGCCGGAAGGCGAGCGGGTGGTGCCGCTGGTACTGCGCGAGGGCACGTTCCCGCTGATCGGCGGCGTGACCAAAGACTTCCTGCTGCAGATGGAACACGACGGCAGTTCGCCGACCCTGCACGACCTGGCGTCGCAAACGCCGAGGGACGATGTGGCTCAGCAGTACCCCGAGGAGTTTCAGCGGTTGCAGGGGCTGACTCGGGGGTTGCATGAAAGTGCACGGTTGATGTTGTTCAGAAACGTTCGTTAA
- a CDS encoding sialidase family protein, producing MICSLLVVFFAAWQSHPPHVLAPFALPAKDTSQAAATPQYSSRFVSSQLNDFVHSSSVTALPGGDLMAVWFAGSREGAADVQVRTARFDAKSAEWGPEQVLATRESTRDGTHRYIRKLGNPVIALAPDNRLWMFYVSVSVGGWATSAINVMVSDDLGTHWSAPRQLITSPFFNISTLVRAAPVFHADGSIGLPVYHEFMGKFAEYLYLSADGAVVDKFRISRGKNSLQPTIVPQDGQRAIAMLRYAGETHHRVLASRTEDAGQTWSEPYPLEPSNPNSSLAAVSTEGDGLLVALNDLQDGRFKLSLYGTDANLNQWRTVVELDQSPDPLGQPFSPEAYKEIIGEGFRESSGARRLPLEQRFLSSLDYRVCKPRGCDFEYEYPYFSRSPDGMYHLVYSWNNTFIKHVSFNEAWLSERM from the coding sequence ATGATCTGCAGCCTGCTAGTGGTATTTTTCGCCGCCTGGCAAAGTCATCCGCCCCACGTGTTGGCGCCGTTTGCCCTGCCCGCCAAGGACACGTCCCAGGCAGCGGCCACCCCGCAATACAGCAGCCGCTTTGTCTCCTCGCAGCTCAATGACTTCGTGCACTCCTCCTCGGTCACCGCCCTGCCCGGCGGCGACCTGATGGCCGTGTGGTTTGCCGGCTCCCGCGAAGGCGCCGCCGATGTGCAGGTGCGCACCGCGCGCTTTGACGCGAAAAGCGCCGAGTGGGGCCCGGAGCAGGTACTCGCCACCCGCGAAAGCACGCGCGACGGCACCCACCGTTACATCCGCAAACTGGGCAACCCGGTGATCGCCCTGGCGCCGGACAACCGCCTGTGGATGTTTTACGTCTCGGTGTCGGTAGGCGGCTGGGCCACCAGTGCGATCAATGTGATGGTCTCGGACGACCTCGGCACCCACTGGTCGGCGCCTCGGCAGTTGATCACTTCACCGTTTTTCAACATCAGCACCCTGGTGCGCGCTGCGCCGGTGTTCCATGCCGACGGTTCCATCGGCCTGCCGGTGTACCACGAGTTCATGGGCAAATTCGCCGAGTACCTGTACTTGAGCGCCGACGGTGCGGTGGTCGACAAATTCCGTATCAGTCGTGGGAAAAATTCGCTGCAACCGACCATCGTCCCGCAGGACGGCCAGCGCGCCATCGCCATGCTGCGTTACGCCGGCGAAACTCATCACCGAGTGCTCGCCAGCCGCACCGAAGACGCCGGGCAAACCTGGAGCGAGCCTTACCCGCTGGAGCCGTCCAACCCCAACTCCTCGTTGGCGGCCGTCAGCACTGAGGGCGACGGTTTGCTGGTGGCACTCAACGACCTGCAGGACGGGCGCTTCAAGCTGAGCCTGTACGGCACCGATGCCAACCTCAACCAGTGGCGCACCGTGGTGGAACTGGACCAGTCCCCCGACCCGCTGGGCCAACCCTTCTCCCCCGAGGCCTACAAGGAAATCATCGGCGAAGGCTTCCGCGAATCCAGCGGCGCCCGCCGTCTGCCGCTGGAACAACGCTTCCTCAGCAGCCTGGATTACCGGGTGTGCAAACCCCGTGGCTGCGATTTCGAATACGAGTACCCGTACTTCAGCCGCAGCCCGGACGGCATGTACCACCTGGTGTACTCGTGGAACAACACGTTCATCAAACACGTCAGCTTCAACGAAGCCTGGCTGTCGGAGCGCATGTGA
- a CDS encoding cytochrome b/b6 domain-containing protein, translating to MPATSLRLWDPVVRVFHLSIAGVFVANYFFNEAGDDWHVWLGYYAMAWLLVRLVWGFAGPRSARWADFWPTSERLKSHVRSLLNRRPQHRLGHSPIGALVMILMLLALLTIGVSGFLMQEVDALWGADWPLLLHETAANVLAGLVGVHVLAAVFESIQVRDNLPLSMLTGRRRRLPDDRAQ from the coding sequence ATGCCAGCAACCTCCCTGCGCCTCTGGGACCCGGTGGTCAGGGTGTTTCACCTCTCCATCGCCGGCGTCTTTGTGGCCAATTACTTCTTCAACGAAGCAGGCGACGACTGGCATGTGTGGCTGGGCTATTACGCCATGGCCTGGTTGCTGGTGCGGTTGGTGTGGGGATTTGCAGGGCCGCGCAGCGCACGCTGGGCAGATTTTTGGCCGACGTCGGAACGACTCAAAAGCCATGTGCGTTCATTGCTCAACCGCCGACCGCAGCACCGCCTGGGCCACTCGCCCATTGGTGCGCTGGTGATGATTCTGATGTTGCTGGCGCTGCTGACGATCGGCGTCAGCGGCTTTTTGATGCAGGAAGTCGATGCCCTGTGGGGCGCCGATTGGCCGCTGCTGTTGCACGAAACCGCCGCCAATGTGCTGGCGGGTCTGGTTGGCGTGCATGTGCTGGCGGCGGTGTTTGAAAGTATCCAGGTGCGGGACAACCTGCCGTTATCCATGCTCACCGGCCGCAGGAGGCGCCTGCCGGATGACCGTGCGCAGTAA
- a CDS encoding PepSY domain-containing protein produces MRKILLLSLIIASPLAIAGPQCTTAERSQWQDQKAFQDQLKAQGYEISKFKVTDGNCYEIYGFDKDKRKVEIYHDPVTGKAVKTEIKG; encoded by the coding sequence ATGCGTAAAATTCTCCTGCTGTCGCTGATTATCGCCAGCCCCCTGGCCATTGCCGGCCCGCAATGCACCACTGCCGAGCGCTCGCAATGGCAGGACCAGAAGGCCTTTCAGGACCAACTCAAAGCCCAAGGCTACGAGATCAGCAAGTTCAAGGTCACCGATGGCAACTGCTACGAGATCTACGGCTTTGACAAGGACAAACGCAAGGTCGAGATCTACCACGATCCAGTCACCGGCAAGGCCGTGAAGACTGAGATCAAGGGCTGA
- a CDS encoding response regulator has protein sequence MRLLLVEDDRALGQGIRVALSAEGYTLDWLQDGVSALHALRSESFDLLLLDLGLPRLDGLTLLQTLRAEQYDLPVMILTARDDTAERIAGLDAGADDYLVKPFDVEEFKARVRALLRRSQGRAQPMLEHAGVSLDPATQQVSYQGQDIVVTPMEYQLLHQLMVRPGKVVTRERLSRALYGWQDRVESNTLEVLIHNLRKKLSTDLIRTVRGVGYVVELKP, from the coding sequence ATGCGCCTGCTCCTTGTCGAAGATGACCGTGCCCTCGGCCAAGGGATTCGCGTGGCCCTCAGCGCCGAAGGCTACACCTTGGACTGGCTGCAAGACGGCGTCAGTGCCCTGCATGCGTTGCGCAGCGAAAGCTTCGACCTGCTGCTGCTCGACCTCGGCCTGCCGCGCCTCGACGGCCTGACACTCCTGCAAACCCTGCGCGCCGAGCAATACGACCTGCCAGTGATGATCCTCACCGCGCGCGACGACACTGCCGAACGTATCGCCGGCCTGGATGCCGGCGCCGACGACTACCTGGTCAAACCCTTTGACGTCGAAGAATTCAAGGCTCGTGTGCGCGCCTTGTTGCGTCGCAGCCAGGGCCGCGCGCAGCCAATGCTGGAGCATGCGGGCGTGAGCCTCGACCCGGCGACCCAACAAGTCAGTTATCAGGGCCAGGACATCGTGGTGACGCCGATGGAATATCAACTGCTCCATCAACTGATGGTGCGCCCCGGCAAAGTCGTCACCCGCGAACGCTTGTCCCGCGCGCTTTACGGCTGGCAGGACCGCGTCGAAAGCAACACCCTCGAAGTCCTTATCCACAACCTGCGCAAAAAACTCTCCACCGATCTGATCCGCACCGTGCGCGGCGTGGGCTACGTGGTGGAGCTCAAGCCATGA
- a CDS encoding sensor histidine kinase — protein sequence MNSVRARILIPVLVLILLGDGLISWLVLRDSHHEIEEVYDAQLAQSARLLQGVLRQRDPGDADWDRLYQAFDQAMSRVGEDGAAHPYETRLTFQVWRPDGQLLVRSTDAPILNTPPTTLGPHDLTENGNDWCAFMLADMQQGLLIWVGERDDIRQDVIQRIIRHTLWPILIGVPLLALLIWLTIGWGLKPLRAMAQAIRGRDSNTLRPLQLEPLPTDLEPMQTALNRLLVQVDDLLERERRFIADAAHELRTPLAILRIHAQNAQSAETEEQRREALDFLVNGVDRATRIGSQLLTMARIEPQLNNTVRVRVQLTELVREELAELTPLAMEKGVELVLEGDEECWIETDPIALAIALQNLVTNALNFSPAGSEVRVMVRRTDSGVVQLCVEDAGPGIDEGEIGRLFERFYSRGNANGAGLGLAIVQMIVGRIGGRLELYNREVGGLCARLSFSSCVLKPVGIPHR from the coding sequence ATGAACTCGGTTCGCGCGCGCATCCTCATCCCGGTGCTGGTGCTGATCCTGCTGGGTGATGGACTGATCAGTTGGCTGGTGCTGCGGGACAGTCACCACGAAATCGAAGAAGTCTACGACGCCCAACTCGCCCAAAGCGCCCGTTTGCTGCAAGGCGTACTGCGTCAGCGCGACCCCGGCGATGCCGACTGGGACCGCCTCTATCAGGCTTTCGACCAGGCCATGAGCCGCGTCGGCGAAGACGGCGCCGCGCACCCTTATGAGACCCGCCTGACCTTTCAGGTATGGCGCCCCGATGGTCAACTGCTCGTACGTTCCACTGATGCACCGATCCTCAACACACCGCCCACCACACTCGGGCCCCACGACCTGACGGAAAACGGCAACGACTGGTGCGCGTTCATGCTTGCCGACATGCAACAAGGCCTGCTCATTTGGGTGGGCGAGCGCGACGACATTCGCCAGGACGTGATCCAGCGCATCATCCGCCATACCCTCTGGCCCATCCTGATTGGCGTACCGCTGCTGGCGTTGTTGATCTGGCTGACCATCGGCTGGGGCCTCAAACCCCTGCGCGCGATGGCCCAGGCCATTCGCGGGCGGGACAGCAATACGTTGCGACCGCTGCAGCTTGAGCCATTGCCCACGGACCTGGAACCGATGCAAACCGCGCTGAACCGCTTGCTGGTGCAGGTGGACGACCTGCTGGAGCGGGAGCGTCGGTTTATTGCGGACGCGGCGCATGAACTGCGCACGCCGTTGGCGATATTGCGCATTCATGCACAGAACGCCCAGAGCGCGGAAACCGAGGAACAGCGGCGAGAGGCGTTGGACTTCCTGGTCAACGGCGTGGACCGGGCGACGCGTATTGGCAGCCAACTGCTGACCATGGCGCGCATCGAGCCGCAGTTGAACAACACCGTACGAGTGCGTGTGCAGTTGACGGAGTTGGTGCGCGAAGAACTTGCGGAACTGACGCCCCTGGCGATGGAGAAAGGCGTTGAGTTGGTGCTGGAAGGGGATGAGGAATGCTGGATTGAAACGGACCCGATAGCGTTGGCGATTGCGCTGCAGAACCTGGTGACCAATGCGCTGAATTTCTCGCCGGCGGGGAGTGAAGTGAGGGTGATGGTGCGGAGGACGGATTCGGGCGTGGTGCAGCTGTGTGTGGAGGATGCGGGGCCGGGGATTGATGAAGGGGAAATTGGAAGGTTGTTCGAGCGGTTTTATAGTCGCGGGAATGCGAATGGGGCGGGGTTGGGGCTGGCGATTGTGCAGATGATCGTGGGGAGGATTGGGGGGCGGTTGGAGTTGTATAACCGGGAGGTGGGTGGGTTGTGTGCGCGGTTGAGTTTTAGCTCCTGCGTGCTGAAACCGGTGGGAATACCACACCGTTGA
- a CDS encoding colicin E3-like toxin immunity protein, with product MVMKIRLAWYDKRTENLEADEYSINFEDDKSILIALGLDEEPQIYAGGFDILPSWIGTLQPHFKQVINPTLFDFQISFSYQGTWPPQASRQP from the coding sequence ATGGTTATGAAAATCAGATTGGCATGGTACGACAAGCGAACCGAAAACCTGGAAGCCGATGAGTACTCGATAAATTTCGAGGACGACAAAAGCATCCTTATCGCACTCGGTTTAGACGAAGAGCCCCAAATTTATGCCGGAGGCTTCGACATTCTCCCAAGTTGGATTGGGACCCTCCAACCCCACTTCAAGCAGGTGATCAATCCAACGCTTTTCGATTTCCAAATTTCTTTCAGTTACCAAGGTACATGGCCACCTCAAGCGTCCAGGCAGCCATAA
- a CDS encoding S-type pyocin domain-containing protein yields MTERAYPITEEEQLKRRILAPQPKQIPYSPFIDLYEAPPVPSPEPARIPGQVFAKSCQLPDGIVSYNNPTGYVPLELIKDYGHFTLLGGREVDSHGGVSLRKISGSALPVGLGQLVLRTAALESAAAAVGAAAGGLLAGLVALAWPSELGDSALYSEEQLRHLQKARSRMRLHIEQRADGTLKGYGFYTGKNADWQMIDVVQFQSRDSQYVADLGEGVELIWTPAIDPGDTLGIPALEAAPQAPVMWIYPPTEAAKQILVNPIYPPEYRDFILVFPVESGVRPLYVVVSEPRKGLRNSDHDYFPAPRTEDITGFPGLIEQKGKTQRRGGGGLRKRWKDAKGRTIYEWDYEKGELETYRSNDLSHLGSFDPYTGDRRGEAKDKRRTNK; encoded by the coding sequence ATGACAGAGCGCGCGTATCCGATTACCGAAGAAGAGCAGCTGAAGCGGCGAATTCTGGCTCCGCAGCCTAAGCAGATTCCGTATTCACCGTTCATTGATTTGTATGAAGCGCCTCCTGTGCCATCGCCTGAACCTGCAAGGATTCCAGGCCAGGTATTCGCCAAGTCGTGCCAACTGCCCGACGGGATAGTCAGCTACAACAACCCCACCGGTTATGTGCCGCTTGAGCTGATCAAGGACTACGGTCATTTCACGCTGTTAGGCGGGCGGGAGGTGGACAGCCACGGCGGCGTGTCCCTCAGGAAAATCAGTGGCAGTGCCCTGCCCGTGGGGCTTGGCCAGCTCGTATTGCGTACTGCGGCATTGGAGTCCGCGGCTGCGGCGGTCGGTGCCGCCGCTGGGGGTTTGCTGGCAGGGCTGGTGGCGCTGGCATGGCCATCGGAGCTTGGCGACAGTGCGCTCTATAGCGAAGAGCAGCTTCGTCACCTGCAAAAAGCCCGCTCGCGGATGCGGTTGCATATCGAGCAACGCGCCGACGGGACGCTGAAGGGGTATGGGTTTTATACCGGCAAAAACGCTGACTGGCAGATGATCGATGTGGTGCAGTTTCAGAGTCGTGACAGCCAGTATGTGGCGGATCTTGGCGAGGGTGTGGAGCTGATTTGGACGCCGGCCATTGATCCTGGCGACACCCTTGGCATACCGGCATTGGAGGCTGCGCCACAAGCGCCGGTGATGTGGATTTATCCGCCGACGGAAGCGGCCAAACAGATTCTGGTGAACCCGATTTATCCGCCGGAGTATCGGGATTTTATTCTGGTGTTTCCGGTGGAGTCGGGGGTTCGGCCGCTGTATGTGGTGGTTAGCGAGCCCAGGAAGGGTTTGAGAAACTCAGATCATGATTATTTTCCTGCTCCTAGAACTGAAGACATCACCGGTTTCCCTGGCTTGATAGAACAAAAGGGGAAAACTCAAAGACGAGGCGGAGGTGGTCTCCGTAAACGTTGGAAAGACGCCAAGGGAAGAACAATTTACGAATGGGATTACGAGAAGGGCGAACTGGAAACCTACCGCAGCAATGACCTAAGCCACCTAGGTTCTTTTGACCCCTATACCGGCGATCGTAGGGGCGAGGCAAAAGATAAGCGCCGCACAAACAAATAA
- a CDS encoding DUF6966 domain-containing protein — MGPKTAELIDVLGDLATLLESDGDNHWSHWMRKAKTLLQASDYSGITYLRSAYGGMGSFNDLVLGQSSEGGVFSWKPGYKELNDRLDELRNKAAQLSTGIQRSQRE; from the coding sequence ATGGGCCCGAAAACCGCAGAGCTAATCGATGTGCTTGGGGATCTTGCCACCCTGCTGGAAAGCGACGGGGACAATCACTGGAGCCACTGGATGCGTAAGGCCAAAACCTTATTGCAAGCATCCGATTACTCCGGAATCACCTATTTGCGCTCTGCATACGGCGGAATGGGTTCGTTCAATGACCTCGTTCTTGGACAAAGCAGCGAAGGCGGCGTTTTTTCCTGGAAGCCGGGATACAAAGAGTTAAACGACCGGTTGGACGAGTTACGCAACAAAGCTGCTCAATTGAGCACGGGGATACAGCGCTCTCAACGAGAGTAA
- a CDS encoding PH domain-containing protein has translation MIDFNNKGFFKLKQNNEYAERVSSLLLDDEQVIDSYKAMRDGVVFTTKRIIAVNVQGITGSKKDFTSLPYKNIVAYSVETSGTFDLDSELEIYFSAVGKVKFEFTGKTSIVEISKVISRHVL, from the coding sequence ATTATCGACTTCAACAACAAAGGCTTCTTCAAGCTCAAGCAAAACAACGAATACGCCGAACGCGTATCGTCCCTGTTGCTGGATGATGAGCAGGTGATCGATTCCTACAAGGCCATGCGCGACGGCGTGGTGTTCACCACCAAGCGCATCATCGCGGTGAACGTGCAAGGGATTACCGGCAGCAAGAAAGACTTCACGTCCCTGCCGTACAAAAACATCGTCGCGTATTCGGTGGAAACGTCCGGGACGTTTGACCTGGATTCGGAGCTGGAGATTTACTTTTCGGCGGTGGGGAAAGTGAAGTTCGAGTTCACGGGGAAGACGTCGATTGTGGAGATATCGAAGGTGATTTCCAGGCATGTGCTTTGA
- a CDS encoding LysE family translocator produces the protein MPELSSLLAYGLISLGMVLTPGPNMIYLISRSICQGRVAGLISLGGVAMGFVVYMFCAALGITALVMAVPYAYDALRLGGALYLVYLAWQAVKPGGRSPFQVRDLPKDSPRKLFMMGFVTNLLNPKVAVMYLSLLPQFIDPNGHASVLSQSLVLGFTQIMISVSVNGLIALMAGSIAGFFIRKPVWQTVQRWLMGSVLMGLAVRMAVEGRR, from the coding sequence ATGCCCGAACTGTCCAGCCTGCTTGCCTATGGCCTGATCTCGCTCGGGATGGTGCTGACGCCCGGTCCGAACATGATTTACCTCATTTCGCGGTCGATCTGCCAGGGGCGAGTGGCCGGGCTGATTTCCTTGGGCGGCGTTGCGATGGGTTTTGTCGTCTATATGTTCTGCGCGGCATTGGGTATCACCGCGTTGGTGATGGCGGTTCCCTATGCCTACGACGCGCTGCGGCTCGGCGGGGCGTTGTATCTGGTGTACCTCGCCTGGCAGGCGGTCAAGCCGGGTGGTCGCTCGCCGTTTCAGGTGCGGGATTTGCCAAAGGACAGCCCACGCAAGCTGTTCATGATGGGCTTTGTCACCAACCTGCTGAATCCCAAAGTGGCGGTGATGTATTTGTCGTTGCTGCCTCAGTTCATTGACCCTAACGGCCACGCCAGCGTGCTCTCGCAATCCCTGGTGCTGGGCTTTACGCAGATCATGATCAGTGTGAGCGTCAACGGGCTGATCGCTCTTATGGCGGGCTCGATCGCGGGATTTTTCATCCGCAAACCGGTCTGGCAAACCGTACAGCGCTGGTTGATGGGCTCGGTGCTGATGGGCCTGGCCGTACGCATGGCGGTCGAAGGCAGGCGTTAA